The following proteins come from a genomic window of Acinonyx jubatus isolate Ajub_Pintada_27869175 chromosome C1, VMU_Ajub_asm_v1.0, whole genome shotgun sequence:
- the ENSA gene encoding alpha-endosulfine isoform X1 — protein sequence MSQKQEEENPAEETGEEKQDTQEKEGILPERAEEAKLKAKYPSLGQKPGGSDFLMKRLQKGQKYFDSGDYNMAKAKMKNKQLPSAGPDKNLVTGDHIPTPQDLPQRKSSLVTSKLAGGQVE from the exons ATGTCCCAGAAACAAGAAGAGGAGAACCCTGCGGAGGAGACCGGCGAGGAGAAGCAG GACACACAGGAGAAAGAAGGTATTCTCCCTGAGAGAGCTGAGGAGGCAAAGCTAAAGGCCAAATATCCAAGCCTAGGACAAAAGCCTGGAGGCTCCGACTTCCTCATGAAGAGACTCCAGAAAGGG CAAAAGTACTTTGACTCAGGAGACTACAACATGGCCAAAGCCAAGATGAAGAACAAGCAGCTGCCAAGTGCAGGACCGGACAAGAATCTGGTGACTGGTGACCACATCCCCACCCCACAGGACCTGCCCCAGAGAAAGTCCTCACTCGTCACCAGCAAGCTTGCGGG TGGCCAAGTTGAATGA
- the ENSA gene encoding alpha-endosulfine isoform X2 — MSQKQEEENPAEETGEEKQDTQEKEGILPERAEEAKLKAKYPSLGQKPGGSDFLMKRLQKGQKYFDSGDYNMAKAKMKNKQLPSAGPDKNLVTGDHIPTPQDLPQRKSSLVTSKLAGMLLSKISWDSGKIRTGFGVKISGF; from the exons ATGTCCCAGAAACAAGAAGAGGAGAACCCTGCGGAGGAGACCGGCGAGGAGAAGCAG GACACACAGGAGAAAGAAGGTATTCTCCCTGAGAGAGCTGAGGAGGCAAAGCTAAAGGCCAAATATCCAAGCCTAGGACAAAAGCCTGGAGGCTCCGACTTCCTCATGAAGAGACTCCAGAAAGGG CAAAAGTACTTTGACTCAGGAGACTACAACATGGCCAAAGCCAAGATGAAGAACAAGCAGCTGCCAAGTGCAGGACCGGACAAGAATCTGGTGACTGGTGACCACATCCCCACCCCACAGGACCTGCCCCAGAGAAAGTCCTCACTCGTCACCAGCAAGCTTGCGGG catGTTGCTTTCGAAAATATCATGGGATAGTGGAAAGATTCGCACTGGCTTTGGAGTCAAGATATCTGGGTTTTAG